Proteins co-encoded in one Streptomyces sp. NBC_01283 genomic window:
- a CDS encoding PHB depolymerase family esterase, translating to MPSYERSVRSQPGGPPAHERRRQPWSRALGRVAAVVGLLVAGAVLAPSPSAQAAPTAVALERVADFGANPGSLNMYVYRPTTLAAKPAVVVALHGCSQSAQVYADNAGLVKFADRHGFLLVFPEQTSANNSSKCFNWFQPGDTRRGQGEAASIRQMVTHAGSAYGADPGRAYVTGLSAGGGMTSVMLAAYPDVFKAGAVVAGLPYGCADDVLSAYSCMSPGVDRTPAAWAQGLRDANPGYTGPWPRVAVWHGDNDPTVAKKNADELRDQWTAVHGLDQSPDRTDTIGPDSTRREQYLGTDGTVAVEVDRVPSIGHGTPVDPGTGATQCGATGTANFIDSICSSHWITGFFGLDGSDPDPGGLPAPGGLAATGATDTSVGLKWNSVTGAASYVVYRDGTRVATPTGPTFTDTGLSPGGSHTYSVAARDQAGVEGARSSQVTASTTGSTAKCWTASNYQQVQAGRATTSGGYAYAKGSHQNMGLYNIAVTHTLKESPAGYYVIADGTCS from the coding sequence ATGCCGTCGTACGAGAGAAGTGTTCGGTCGCAGCCGGGAGGGCCGCCCGCCCACGAGCGGCGGAGGCAGCCGTGGTCGCGAGCCCTGGGACGGGTGGCCGCCGTCGTGGGCCTGCTCGTGGCCGGAGCGGTGCTCGCGCCGTCGCCCTCGGCGCAGGCGGCACCGACGGCCGTGGCCCTGGAGAGGGTCGCCGACTTCGGCGCCAATCCCGGCAGTCTGAACATGTACGTGTACCGGCCGACGACCCTGGCGGCGAAACCCGCCGTGGTGGTGGCCCTGCACGGCTGCAGTCAGAGCGCGCAGGTCTACGCCGACAACGCGGGCCTGGTGAAGTTCGCCGACCGGCACGGATTCCTGCTCGTCTTTCCCGAGCAGACGTCCGCCAACAACAGCAGCAAGTGCTTCAACTGGTTCCAGCCGGGAGACACACGACGCGGGCAGGGCGAGGCCGCCTCGATCCGCCAGATGGTCACGCACGCCGGCTCCGCGTACGGCGCCGACCCGGGCCGGGCGTACGTCACCGGTCTGTCGGCCGGTGGCGGCATGACGTCGGTGATGCTCGCCGCGTACCCGGACGTGTTCAAGGCGGGCGCCGTCGTCGCGGGTCTGCCGTACGGCTGTGCCGATGACGTGCTGTCCGCGTACAGCTGCATGAGCCCCGGCGTCGACCGCACCCCCGCGGCCTGGGCGCAAGGACTCCGCGACGCCAACCCCGGCTATACGGGGCCCTGGCCGCGGGTGGCGGTCTGGCACGGCGACAACGACCCCACCGTCGCCAAGAAGAACGCCGACGAACTGCGCGACCAGTGGACCGCTGTCCACGGCCTTGACCAGAGCCCGGACCGCACCGACACCATCGGCCCCGACTCGACCCGCAGGGAGCAGTACCTCGGGACGGACGGCACCGTCGCCGTGGAAGTCGACCGGGTCCCCTCCATCGGCCACGGCACCCCGGTCGACCCGGGAACCGGCGCCACGCAGTGCGGTGCGACCGGGACGGCGAACTTCATCGACTCCATCTGCTCGAGCCACTGGATCACCGGCTTCTTCGGGCTGGACGGTTCCGATCCGGATCCCGGCGGCTTGCCCGCTCCCGGTGGTCTGGCCGCCACCGGCGCGACCGACACATCCGTCGGCCTGAAATGGAACAGCGTCACCGGCGCCGCGTCCTACGTCGTGTACAGGGACGGCACCCGTGTCGCCACACCGACCGGCCCCACGTTCACGGACACCGGCCTCAGCCCCGGCGGCAGCCACACGTACAGCGTGGCCGCCCGTGATCAGGCCGGGGTAGAAGGGGCGCGGTCGTCCCAGGTCACCGCCTCCACCACGGGATCCACCGCCAAGTGCTGGACCGCGAGCAACTACCAGCAGGTCCAGGCGGGACGAGCCACCACGAGTGGCGGTTACGCGTACGCCAAGGGCTCCCACCAGAACATGGGCCTCTACAACATCGCCGTCACGCACACCCTCAAGGAATCACCGGCCGGCTACTACGTCATCGCCGACGGCACCTGTTCCTGA
- a CDS encoding BTAD domain-containing putative transcriptional regulator: MDTDTDYRLLGPVEAWRAGRRLSLGGPKPRALLAALLLEPGRVVSVDVLIDAIWGERPPDTARSLIQSYVSALRRALSADAIETRPPGYLIRADATLVDRVEFERLAVRGRQAAAEGDHGAAARLLGDALALWRGPALGGIGETLRAMADQLDEARQAALEERIAAELAQTGRETELVAELTALVARHPTRERPRGQLMLALYRLGRQADALAVYAEGRDVLAEELGIDPGPDLRRMHEAILRADEELLPAAAGTPDPGPRETTAVPVAALLPPTIGDFTGREAQLAAMRAALSGPREAMPVVVLSGPGGVGKSTLGVRAAHQVADAYPDGQLYAELRGATDPVAPGEVLGRLLYALGADPPDGDAERRDLFRSLVSGRRVLLVLDDAASESQVRPLLPGSATCGVLITARARLGALPCTHRTDLDVLDTEPGTELLGRVAGERRVREEPDAARRIVELCGGLPLAIRIAGARLATRRHWTARMLADRLADEHHRLDELAVGDLEVRAGLGLSYRALDAPARTALRRLGLLAAPDVAAWVVTALLDVPEAEADRVVEQLIDAQLLHCTGVDRAGQPRYRPHDLVRVYAAERADAEDPPAERAAAVGRALGAWLWLTGLAASATPSGAVELHRGLLDSSSPNGSARSLRQLVRPVGPEATQRALADPAAWFEAEADAIAAAVERAAALDLHTLSCEAAAALCSSAYTVGNRFEAWWRTHDAALAAARRAEDRAGEALLLIGLGQLRYEQDRFPESQGYFKQAAGLCAELGDVRGRAAAFAGLGSALREAGRLRAAQETLVRAVDGFRELHDDPGLGLSCRYAGSVQLELGDFAASRAFLDESLRAYRRLGSRRGESLTLRSIGLVHRALGEYTAAEELSGRAVDLLSTLGDPLMLAYAMQARAKSRIRLGRSAEARGEIREVLDICRGQRDRFGEALGLRTLGECELAAGRLDTAEQHLTAAAALWNDLGLPLPRARTLRDLAAAREAAGDRAAAGALRAEAREVFTAYEARERDEPGI; the protein is encoded by the coding sequence TTGGACACGGACACCGACTACCGCTTGCTGGGCCCGGTCGAGGCGTGGCGCGCGGGCCGCCGCCTCAGCCTGGGCGGACCCAAGCCCCGTGCCCTGCTCGCGGCGCTGCTCCTGGAACCGGGGCGCGTGGTCTCCGTCGACGTGCTGATCGACGCCATCTGGGGCGAGAGGCCGCCGGACACGGCACGTTCCCTGATCCAGTCGTACGTCTCGGCGTTGCGCCGCGCGCTGTCCGCCGATGCCATCGAGACCCGTCCGCCCGGCTATCTGATCCGCGCGGACGCCACCCTGGTCGACCGCGTCGAGTTCGAGCGCCTCGCCGTACGGGGCAGGCAGGCCGCCGCCGAAGGAGATCACGGCGCGGCCGCCCGGCTGCTGGGGGACGCCCTCGCCCTGTGGCGCGGCCCCGCACTCGGCGGGATCGGCGAGACGCTGCGGGCCATGGCCGACCAGCTGGACGAGGCGCGGCAGGCGGCCCTGGAGGAGCGGATCGCCGCGGAGCTCGCCCAGACGGGCCGCGAGACGGAGCTGGTGGCCGAACTCACCGCGCTGGTCGCCAGACATCCCACCCGGGAGCGTCCGCGCGGTCAACTGATGCTCGCCCTCTACCGGTTGGGGCGCCAGGCGGACGCGCTCGCGGTTTATGCGGAGGGCCGCGACGTACTCGCCGAGGAGCTGGGCATCGACCCCGGACCCGACCTCAGACGGATGCACGAGGCGATCCTGCGGGCCGACGAAGAGCTGCTGCCCGCCGCGGCGGGCACCCCCGACCCCGGCCCCCGGGAGACCACCGCCGTCCCGGTGGCGGCCCTCCTGCCGCCCACCATCGGCGACTTCACCGGCCGGGAGGCCCAGCTCGCCGCCATGCGGGCCGCCCTGTCGGGGCCCCGCGAGGCCATGCCGGTCGTCGTCCTCTCCGGACCCGGCGGCGTCGGCAAGTCCACCCTGGGCGTCCGGGCGGCGCACCAGGTCGCCGACGCCTACCCGGACGGGCAGCTGTACGCCGAGCTGCGGGGCGCCACCGATCCCGTGGCACCCGGCGAAGTCCTCGGCCGGCTCCTCTACGCCCTGGGGGCCGATCCGCCCGACGGGGACGCCGAGCGGCGCGACCTCTTCCGCAGCCTGGTCTCGGGGCGCCGCGTCCTGCTGGTGCTCGACGACGCGGCCAGCGAGTCCCAGGTGCGCCCCCTGCTGCCCGGGAGCGCCACCTGCGGAGTGCTCATCACCGCACGGGCCCGCCTCGGCGCCCTGCCCTGCACCCACCGCACCGATCTCGACGTGCTCGACACTGAGCCGGGGACCGAGCTCCTGGGCCGGGTGGCGGGGGAGCGGCGAGTCAGGGAAGAGCCGGACGCCGCCCGGCGCATCGTCGAGCTGTGCGGCGGGCTCCCGCTCGCCATCCGGATCGCCGGGGCCCGACTCGCCACCCGCCGCCACTGGACCGCGCGCATGCTGGCCGACCGGCTCGCCGACGAACACCACCGCCTTGACGAACTCGCCGTCGGCGACCTGGAGGTGCGCGCCGGACTCGGCCTGAGCTACCGGGCCCTGGACGCCCCGGCCCGCACCGCCCTGCGCCGCCTCGGACTGCTCGCCGCACCCGATGTCGCCGCATGGGTGGTGACCGCCCTCCTCGACGTGCCGGAGGCCGAGGCGGACCGCGTCGTGGAACAGCTCATCGACGCCCAACTGCTGCACTGCACCGGCGTCGACCGGGCGGGCCAGCCCCGCTACCGGCCCCACGACCTGGTCCGCGTGTACGCCGCGGAGCGCGCCGACGCCGAGGATCCGCCCGCCGAACGTGCCGCCGCCGTCGGCCGCGCGTTGGGCGCCTGGCTCTGGCTCACCGGCCTCGCCGCATCCGCCACGCCCTCCGGCGCCGTCGAACTGCACCGCGGGCTCCTGGACTCCTCGAGCCCGAACGGATCCGCCCGCTCCCTGCGACAACTCGTCCGGCCCGTCGGACCGGAGGCCACCCAGCGGGCACTCGCCGACCCGGCCGCCTGGTTCGAGGCCGAGGCCGACGCGATCGCCGCCGCCGTCGAGCGCGCGGCAGCCCTCGACCTGCACACCCTCTCCTGCGAGGCCGCGGCGGCCCTCTGCTCCTCCGCGTACACCGTCGGCAACCGCTTCGAGGCGTGGTGGCGCACCCATGACGCGGCACTGGCCGCGGCCCGCCGCGCCGAGGACCGGGCGGGGGAGGCCCTGCTGCTCATCGGCCTGGGCCAGCTCCGCTACGAACAGGACCGGTTCCCCGAATCCCAGGGCTACTTCAAGCAGGCGGCCGGGCTCTGCGCCGAACTCGGCGACGTACGCGGACGCGCCGCCGCCTTCGCCGGGCTCGGCAGCGCCCTGCGCGAAGCGGGACGGCTGCGCGCGGCCCAGGAGACGCTGGTCCGCGCCGTCGACGGGTTCCGCGAACTCCACGACGACCCGGGCCTCGGCCTGTCCTGCCGGTACGCGGGGTCCGTCCAGCTCGAACTCGGCGACTTCGCGGCCTCCCGCGCCTTCCTCGACGAATCGCTGCGGGCCTACCGCAGGCTCGGCAGTCGCCGCGGCGAATCCCTCACGTTGCGCTCGATCGGCCTGGTCCACCGCGCGCTCGGCGAGTACACGGCGGCGGAGGAGCTCTCCGGCCGTGCGGTGGACCTCCTGAGCACCCTCGGGGACCCGCTCATGCTGGCGTACGCGATGCAGGCACGGGCCAAGTCCCGCATCAGACTGGGGCGTTCGGCCGAAGCGAGGGGCGAGATCCGTGAGGTCCTCGACATCTGCCGCGGCCAGCGCGACCGCTTCGGCGAGGCGCTTGGCCTGCGCACCCTCGGCGAGTGCGAGCTCGCCGCGGGCCGCCTCGACACCGCGGAGCAGCATCTGACCGCGGCCGCCGCCCTCTGGAACGACCTGGGGCTTCCGCTGCCGCGGGCCCGCACCCTGCGCGATCTCGCGGCGGCGCGCGAAGCCGCGGGCGACCGGGCGGCGGCAGGTGCGCTGCGCGCCGAGGCGCGCGAGGTCTTCACGGCGTACGAGGCGCGCGAACGCGACGAACCGGGGATCTGA
- a CDS encoding M15 family metallopeptidase — protein sequence MSSIILMNDPRVVGIPVHDCGEALVDLRQLPFLDVDDRLADQDGAYAQLREGVAWRLARAARLLPEGLRFLVTEGYRPLALQIQYFDEYAAELRRANPDWSDAYLHQQTSRSLSPPEVGPHVAGAAVDLTLRTTSGAELDLGTPVNASPEESDGACYMDSALISPTARRNRRTLTAALSTAGLVNYPTEWWHWSYGDRYWALATEAPTATYGPMTPDVPAT from the coding sequence ATGTCGTCGATCATCCTCATGAACGATCCCAGAGTGGTCGGCATCCCGGTCCACGACTGTGGCGAAGCCCTCGTGGACCTGCGCCAACTGCCGTTTCTTGACGTCGACGACCGCCTCGCCGACCAGGACGGGGCCTACGCCCAACTGCGCGAGGGCGTCGCCTGGCGCCTGGCCCGCGCCGCCCGGCTGCTGCCCGAGGGCCTGCGCTTCCTGGTCACCGAGGGATACCGGCCGCTGGCCCTGCAGATCCAGTACTTCGACGAGTACGCCGCCGAACTGAGGAGGGCCAACCCCGACTGGTCGGACGCCTACCTCCACCAGCAGACGAGCCGCTCCCTCTCGCCGCCCGAGGTGGGCCCGCACGTCGCGGGCGCCGCGGTCGACCTGACCCTGCGCACCACCTCAGGCGCCGAACTCGATCTCGGCACCCCGGTGAACGCAAGCCCGGAGGAGAGCGACGGCGCCTGCTACATGGACAGCGCCCTGATCTCCCCGACGGCCCGCCGCAACCGCCGCACCCTCACCGCCGCCCTCTCCACGGCAGGCCTGGTCAACTACCCCACGGAGTGGTGGCACTGGTCCTACGGCGACCGCTACTGGGCCCTCGCGACCGAGGCCCCCACAGCGACGTACGGGCCGATGACACCGGACGTCCCGGCGACCTGA
- a CDS encoding restriction endonuclease, translating into MSRRSTGLVGTWAEVQRQQQRQSEAEVRQRRQEAQQARAYQRRAAQSHREYRQADALRRTEDLDAEVAALQSLLASGCDAPAFRVSSLMRAEDVQPFAPGQLAQSVPMPDASQYQAQGGWTASRRAHAQAEARARFERDLQVAQAAEAHRQQQLASYQREYQQWVDSQLAAVREHNAGVVAISEGVRRRDPDSAVEYFSAALYSSTAWPDGFPRQIAAAYDSTARQLVLDWELPAYDIVPAIKSVRYMYGTDQDKETPRPESQRRALYKEVLAQCMLLVLHELFAADEQGALESVALNGFVDGHDPTTGRPGHIFLATVMASRSSFRDLHLAQVDAGSCLAGALRGQLSNRPDQLTPVRPSRRPQDVGNRVVAHGSDEEPDLYDMDPVEFENLVADLFRAMGMQAVTTQRSSDGGVDVDALDPTPIRGGKIVVQVKRYRNTVPPTAVRDLYGTAQGAGANKGVLVTTSGFGPGSHTFANGKPLELISGTELVDLLHRHGLRGRLGEGGRQGSPQPTPPDPNTRLPDDYNVLGMSWTGSVALDVCALVCHANRVLSDDHFVFFNNPQTPDGSVRALPAVAPDKAAICVAFDGLPVEADRFVLVAAIDPEANPDADLSGFTDACIRLLDPAMSELGRLEVSDGRPLETALVLGSFRRRSSGDWEFVLGGKGYRGGLEELVQDYGIDVE; encoded by the coding sequence ATGAGTCGTCGTTCTACCGGTCTTGTCGGCACGTGGGCTGAGGTGCAGCGACAGCAGCAGCGCCAGTCGGAAGCCGAGGTCAGACAGCGGAGACAAGAAGCTCAGCAAGCACGGGCGTACCAGCGCCGAGCTGCCCAAAGCCACCGCGAGTACAGGCAGGCAGACGCGCTGCGTCGCACGGAGGATCTGGACGCGGAGGTAGCAGCACTGCAAAGCCTTCTCGCTTCAGGTTGCGACGCTCCGGCTTTCAGGGTGTCCTCACTCATGCGAGCCGAGGACGTTCAGCCCTTCGCTCCAGGTCAGTTGGCGCAGTCGGTGCCTATGCCGGATGCCAGTCAGTACCAAGCCCAGGGTGGTTGGACTGCGAGTCGCCGGGCTCATGCGCAGGCCGAGGCGCGGGCGCGGTTCGAGCGGGATCTGCAGGTTGCACAGGCAGCGGAGGCCCACCGCCAACAGCAACTGGCCTCGTATCAGCGCGAGTACCAACAGTGGGTCGACTCCCAACTGGCCGCGGTACGTGAGCACAACGCCGGCGTGGTCGCGATATCCGAAGGCGTGAGGCGCCGGGACCCCGACTCCGCGGTCGAGTACTTCTCAGCTGCGCTCTACTCCTCAACGGCGTGGCCTGATGGCTTCCCGCGACAGATAGCGGCAGCGTACGACTCCACTGCCCGACAGCTGGTGCTCGATTGGGAGTTACCTGCCTACGACATCGTCCCTGCGATCAAGTCCGTTCGGTACATGTACGGGACTGACCAGGACAAGGAGACTCCCCGCCCGGAAAGCCAGCGTCGGGCCCTGTACAAGGAAGTCCTCGCCCAGTGCATGTTGCTTGTCCTGCACGAGCTCTTCGCGGCGGACGAACAGGGGGCGCTGGAGTCCGTGGCCCTGAACGGGTTCGTCGACGGACATGACCCCACGACGGGCCGACCGGGCCACATCTTCCTCGCGACGGTCATGGCCTCACGCTCCTCGTTCCGTGACCTGCACTTGGCACAGGTGGATGCAGGCAGTTGCCTGGCCGGGGCCCTGAGAGGGCAGCTCTCGAACAGGCCGGACCAGCTCACACCGGTACGGCCGAGCCGTCGGCCACAAGACGTGGGAAATCGCGTTGTCGCCCACGGCAGCGATGAAGAACCGGACCTGTACGACATGGATCCGGTGGAATTCGAGAATCTCGTGGCAGATCTCTTCCGCGCCATGGGGATGCAGGCAGTGACGACCCAGCGCTCAAGCGATGGAGGTGTGGACGTCGACGCGCTGGATCCGACACCAATCCGAGGTGGCAAGATCGTCGTTCAGGTGAAGCGCTATCGCAACACGGTGCCGCCCACTGCTGTGCGTGACCTGTACGGGACCGCGCAGGGCGCAGGCGCCAACAAGGGCGTCTTGGTGACGACGTCTGGGTTCGGACCCGGCTCTCATACCTTCGCCAACGGCAAGCCGCTGGAACTCATCTCGGGCACGGAACTCGTCGACCTGCTGCATCGTCACGGACTGCGCGGACGATTAGGAGAGGGCGGTCGTCAAGGCTCACCGCAGCCGACCCCGCCGGACCCGAACACTCGGCTCCCTGACGACTACAACGTCCTGGGAATGTCGTGGACCGGAAGCGTTGCCTTGGACGTGTGTGCACTCGTCTGCCATGCCAACCGCGTCCTGAGTGACGATCATTTCGTCTTCTTCAACAATCCACAGACCCCCGACGGGTCCGTGCGCGCCCTTCCCGCGGTGGCGCCTGACAAGGCTGCGATCTGTGTCGCCTTCGACGGGCTGCCGGTGGAGGCTGATCGGTTCGTGCTGGTGGCGGCCATCGATCCGGAGGCCAACCCGGACGCGGATCTCTCGGGATTCACAGATGCCTGCATCCGGCTGCTCGATCCGGCGATGTCGGAGCTGGGACGGCTGGAGGTCTCTGACGGCCGACCGCTCGAAACTGCCTTGGTGCTCGGGTCCTTCCGCCGAAGGTCCAGTGGAGACTGGGAGTTCGTCCTTGGCGGCAAGGGCTACAGGGGCGGTCTGGAGGAACTCGTTCAGGACTATGGCATCGATGTGGAGTAG
- the ssuE gene encoding NADPH-dependent FMN reductase: MATVLTLTGSASAPGSSRTARLVQHLGRELAAQGHRVRTLDVRTLPADALLSADASHPAVAEAVALVESADALVVGTPVYKAAYSGVLKTFLDLLPQYAMRGKPVLPLATGGSPAHVLAVDYALRPVLTSLGAEVTQGWFVLDRHITPADDGTVSLTPDASAGLAPVVDRFREALAGQSQVAGTSGVIGPYVAVGASVARAQ; encoded by the coding sequence ATGGCCACCGTTCTCACGCTCACCGGCAGCGCCTCCGCCCCCGGCTCCTCCCGTACCGCGCGTCTCGTGCAGCACCTGGGCCGTGAACTCGCCGCTCAGGGCCACCGGGTGCGGACGCTCGACGTCCGCACGCTGCCCGCCGACGCGCTCCTCTCCGCCGACGCCTCGCATCCCGCCGTCGCCGAGGCCGTCGCCCTCGTCGAGAGCGCGGACGCACTCGTGGTCGGCACGCCCGTCTACAAGGCCGCGTACTCCGGGGTCCTCAAGACGTTCCTCGACCTCCTGCCGCAGTACGCGATGCGGGGCAAGCCCGTTCTGCCGCTGGCGACGGGCGGCTCCCCCGCCCATGTCCTCGCCGTCGACTACGCGTTGCGGCCGGTGCTCACGTCGCTGGGCGCGGAGGTCACCCAGGGCTGGTTCGTCCTGGACCGCCACATCACTCCCGCCGACGACGGGACGGTCAGCCTCACGCCCGACGCGTCCGCCGGGCTCGCCCCCGTCGTCGACCGGTTCCGCGAGGCGCTCGCGGGGCAGTCTCAGGTCGCCGGGACGTCCGGTGTCATCGGCCCGTACGTCGCTGTGGGGGCCTCGGTCGCGAGGGCCCAGTAG
- a CDS encoding flavodoxin domain-containing protein has protein sequence MNILVGYSGVHGSTHGIAERLATRLAECGHVTVVVPLVAEQKTGGYDAFVLGSAVHHGAWLGQATDFIRSHPSTLATHPTWLYSVGVPPHAGRWPARRRPEPRQLAGIRSLIRPWGHQLLAGAIYRDHVPGWRHLAFRACGGRYGDHRDWKAVDDWVERIHRRLVTADTTDSAL, from the coding sequence ATGAACATCCTGGTCGGCTACTCGGGAGTGCACGGCTCCACCCACGGCATCGCGGAACGCCTCGCGACCCGGCTCGCGGAGTGCGGGCACGTCACGGTCGTCGTCCCGCTGGTGGCGGAGCAGAAGACGGGAGGCTACGACGCCTTCGTGCTGGGCAGCGCGGTGCACCACGGCGCCTGGCTCGGGCAGGCCACCGACTTCATCCGCAGCCACCCCAGCACCCTGGCCACGCACCCGACGTGGCTGTACAGCGTCGGCGTGCCGCCCCACGCGGGACGCTGGCCCGCCCGGCGTCGGCCCGAACCCCGGCAACTGGCCGGGATCCGCTCCCTCATCCGCCCGTGGGGACACCAGCTGCTGGCGGGGGCGATCTACCGCGACCACGTCCCGGGGTGGCGGCACCTGGCCTTCCGGGCGTGCGGCGGACGCTACGGCGATCACCGGGACTGGAAGGCCGTCGACGACTGGGTCGAGCGCATCCACCGCCGGCTCGTCACGGCCGACACCACCGACTCGGCCCTGTGA